The following proteins are encoded in a genomic region of Candidatus Manganitrophaceae bacterium:
- a CDS encoding class I SAM-dependent methyltransferase: MAYGCEQALLENDPIKRLALEWLGTTHLGDRSRNHYLMRALRKITLPENAAVLNAGCANGAHSFYLAERYPGWEITGVEIESEKIGRAKTIADRKGTQNLSFQVGDIQGLPFTESFHLIFSMHVLTFLKDDVQALKRFSRALKRGGYLILSVPTPPGPPLRQRLFPFLSRSEKNNPSPQESSVRCNVERFGYTKEELEGKLEQADLRSLHISYPAGPIWQSACVFEKSIKKRKFLRRLVHPFLIFLVDLDQWLPIEYRYPIGQDCLVIAQRPT; encoded by the coding sequence ATGGCTTACGGATGCGAACAAGCATTACTGGAGAACGATCCGATTAAACGGCTCGCCCTGGAGTGGCTCGGAACAACCCATCTCGGCGATCGATCGCGAAATCACTATCTCATGCGAGCGCTGCGAAAAATCACCCTTCCGGAAAACGCGGCCGTTCTCAATGCCGGATGTGCCAACGGCGCCCACTCCTTTTATTTGGCCGAGCGTTATCCGGGGTGGGAGATCACCGGCGTCGAAATCGAGTCGGAGAAAATTGGGCGCGCAAAAACCATCGCTGACAGGAAAGGGACCCAAAACCTCTCGTTTCAGGTGGGCGACATACAAGGGCTCCCCTTTACCGAATCCTTTCACCTGATCTTCTCAATGCATGTCCTGACCTTTCTGAAAGATGACGTTCAGGCGCTAAAACGTTTTTCCAGAGCGTTGAAGCGGGGCGGTTATCTCATCCTCTCGGTCCCCACCCCGCCGGGCCCGCCGCTACGGCAACGTCTCTTTCCCTTTTTGAGCCGATCGGAAAAGAACAACCCCTCTCCTCAAGAAAGTAGCGTGCGGTGCAACGTCGAGCGGTTCGGTTATACGAAGGAGGAACTTGAGGGGAAGTTGGAGCAGGCGGACCTTCGGTCTTTACACATTTCCTACCCGGCGGGGCCGATTTGGCAGTCGGCCTGCGTGTTCGAGAAGTCGATTAAAAAGAGAAAATTTCTCCGCCGCTTGGTTCACCCGTTTCTGATTTTTTTGGTCGATCTGGACCAATGGCTTCCGATCGAATACCGATACCCGATCGGCCAGGATTGCCTGGTGATCGCACAACGGCCGACGTAA
- a CDS encoding NifU family protein, translating to MQPNQPIATLTDNAVQKVRQALQGRSDIGVRLTVTREGGDFKYKFDYVAPGQADPRDFVFRCGEYQFFINWESEPLIKGSTIDYSSTGMAQAWVIDNPNPAWDTDLAREISKVFNETINPGLAEHGGHIKLVELKENIAYVEMSGGCQGCTMADKTLHHGVIRILAEKFPQITGLVDVTDHSAGTNPFFSTPTGTIPTFKH from the coding sequence TTGCAACCTAACCAACCCATTGCCACCCTCACCGACAACGCCGTCCAAAAAGTCCGCCAGGCCCTACAGGGCCGAAGCGACATCGGCGTGCGGCTCACCGTCACGCGTGAGGGCGGCGACTTTAAATACAAGTTCGACTACGTCGCACCCGGGCAGGCCGATCCGCGCGATTTTGTCTTCCGATGCGGAGAATATCAATTCTTCATCAATTGGGAATCGGAGCCTCTGATCAAGGGATCGACGATCGATTACTCCAGCACCGGGATGGCGCAGGCATGGGTGATCGACAATCCGAACCCGGCGTGGGATACCGACCTGGCCCGCGAGATCTCAAAGGTCTTCAACGAAACCATCAACCCCGGACTGGCCGAGCATGGCGGCCACATCAAGCTCGTCGAGCTCAAAGAAAACATCGCCTACGTCGAGATGTCGGGCGGCTGTCAGGGATGCACCATGGCCGATAAGACGCTGCACCACGGCGTCATCCGCATCCTCGCCGAAAAATTCCCGCAGATCACCGGCCTCGTCGATGTCACCGACCACTCCGCCGGCACCAACCCCTTCTTCTCCACCCCCACCGGAACCATCCCCACATTTAAACATTAA
- a CDS encoding cytochrome c biogenesis protein DipZ: MNGTLGILAIIAGGLTVLSPCILPILPPLLSASVSGNHRHRPFWIVLGLAISFTGFGVIFSLFGTFLGLSNAMLRDAALILLFFFAFTLLWPSLWAGIGVRISALVQLIPGMGEMSGKQTAVSSLLLGASLGLIWAPCAGPILGIILTLAAVQSSFAPTLLLMAAYSLGAAVPMLMIGYGGRRISERVTSLRKWGPSFHKALGALTLATVVALFFNLDTLLLAKLPGSLFVANQIEKQLTGTVNTPSDPGSAFGPDSALAANKKSPYPVLGTMPEFAEVTTWLNSPPLTKESLRGKVVLIDFWTYSCINCIRTLPAVTRWDEKYRDQGLVIVGVHTPEFQFEKEVGNIKSAIVRHGIKYPVAVDNDYGTWKAYHNQFWPAKYLIDAEGKLRLTHFGEGDEDVFEQAIQSVLMEAKLLHRPVAVDETKRNADLRRIHSPETYVGYSRASNFFSNERMALDTTTNYTPPPALRLNDWALGGTWKVADEAAILQAPGGKIQFRFQAPKLNLVMKGSDKGIPAKVLVDGAPIPADMRGSDVGADGKTIIKDARLYNLITLPKEDDAEHLFEMIFENPSVELYAFTFG; this comes from the coding sequence TTTGGCGTGATCTTCTCACTCTTCGGCACCTTCCTCGGCCTCAGCAACGCCATGCTCAGAGATGCCGCCCTTATTCTCTTATTCTTCTTCGCCTTCACCCTCCTTTGGCCCTCCCTTTGGGCGGGGATCGGGGTGAGGATCAGTGCCCTCGTACAGCTGATCCCCGGCATGGGCGAAATGTCAGGCAAGCAAACGGCGGTCTCTTCACTCTTGCTCGGTGCGTCGCTGGGACTGATCTGGGCTCCCTGCGCCGGACCGATCCTGGGAATCATTCTGACCTTGGCGGCGGTGCAGTCCTCTTTCGCGCCGACGCTCCTCTTAATGGCCGCATATTCTCTCGGAGCCGCGGTGCCGATGCTGATGATCGGATATGGCGGCCGGCGGATTTCAGAGCGGGTTACGTCATTACGGAAATGGGGACCGTCCTTTCATAAGGCCCTGGGCGCCCTGACCCTCGCCACGGTCGTGGCCCTCTTTTTTAACCTCGACACCCTGCTCCTCGCCAAGCTGCCGGGATCGCTCTTCGTCGCCAACCAAATCGAAAAACAGCTGACCGGAACCGTCAACACCCCGTCCGACCCCGGCAGCGCCTTCGGACCCGACAGTGCTCTGGCCGCCAACAAGAAGTCTCCCTATCCGGTCCTCGGCACGATGCCGGAATTTGCCGAGGTCACCACCTGGCTGAATTCCCCGCCGCTCACCAAAGAGAGCCTGCGCGGCAAGGTGGTGTTGATCGACTTCTGGACCTACTCCTGCATCAATTGCATTCGGACCTTGCCGGCGGTCACCCGCTGGGATGAAAAATATCGCGATCAGGGGCTCGTCATCGTCGGCGTCCACACGCCGGAGTTCCAGTTCGAGAAAGAGGTGGGCAACATTAAGTCGGCGATCGTTCGGCACGGAATCAAATATCCGGTCGCCGTCGACAACGACTACGGCACCTGGAAGGCATACCACAACCAGTTCTGGCCGGCGAAATATCTGATCGATGCGGAGGGGAAGCTGCGGTTGACTCACTTCGGAGAAGGAGACGAAGATGTCTTCGAGCAGGCGATTCAATCGGTCTTGATGGAGGCAAAGCTCCTCCACCGACCGGTGGCAGTCGATGAGACGAAGCGAAACGCCGACCTGCGCCGCATCCACTCCCCCGAAACCTACGTCGGCTACAGCCGCGCGAGCAATTTCTTTTCCAACGAGCGGATGGCCCTCGACACAACGACAAACTACACCCCGCCCCCCGCGCTCCGCCTCAACGACTGGGCGCTCGGCGGCACCTGGAAGGTGGCCGATGAGGCGGCGATCCTTCAAGCCCCCGGCGGCAAAATCCAATTCCGCTTTCAAGCGCCGAAGCTAAATTTGGTGATGAAGGGAAGTGATAAAGGAATTCCGGCGAAGGTTTTGGTCGACGGGGCGCCGATCCCGGCGGACATGCGGGGGAGCGATGTCGGCGCGGACGGCAAGACAATCATCAAAGATGCCCGGCTTTATAACTTGATCACCCTACCGAAGGAAGACGATGCGGAACACCTGTTCGAGATGATCTTCGAGAACCCGAGTGTGGAATTGTATGCGTTTACATTTGGGTGA